The Avibacterium sp. 20-132 genome segment AATCTAAACGTGTCCGTGCCGCAATGGTTGGGGAAATGTTGTTTTCCTTGTCATTGGTGAGCTGCTGTGTCTCAATAACTAAATGATTGCCATAAATCCGTCCAGATCCTAAATTAGAAAGTGCGGTGCTTTTTAGCAAAGTTTTTTCACCATCAATTAATCCTCGATTAATGATTTCATTACTGAGAATTTGGGTGTTTTTACCAGATAGCTCACTATCCTTGTTATTATTGATATTATGCGCCTGTATGCGTAGTTTCTCTCCTACACGAAGCACTGCGTTATTTATAAAATTGCCCAGCGTTTGAAAATCTAAATCACCACTCACTTTAAACGCATTATTAAGCGTTAAATCTTGTTTGAGATGAATACGCGCATTGCGGTCACTTTCAATATCCCCTTCAGATTCTAATGTATTGGCATCAATCGCTAAATTACTTCTGCTTGCGATTTTACCTTGTTGATTATTGATATTATGCTTATCGCCTTGAATTTGTAACTCACCAAGAGAGAGGATTTCGCCTTGCTGATTATCTAGACGCTCAGTAAGGTTTAGCTGAATATTTTGTAATCCATACATCGCCCCATTTTGGTTTTCAAGCCTATTGGCATCAAGCTCAAATATACCTGCAATAATGCCTTGTTCAACATTTTTATCTATATCCGCTTTTGTATTTTGATTGCTAAGCTGTTTAGTTTTAATACTCAATGTATTATTGGTTTGGATAAGCGATCCTTTATCATTTATCTTGGTATTATTAACGGATTCTGTCGCAATGATTTGAGCCGATTTCGCTTGAATTATGCCACCTTGATTATTGACTGTCTTACTTTGGCTTGTAAGATGTGCCTCAGTAAGTAATTTACCATGGTTGGTTATATCGGTTTGCGCTTGTAGCTGAATATTGGATTTGGCATAAATTGTTCCTTGATTCTTAATATGTTTTGCCTTTAGCTGTTGGTTATGTTCAGCGTGTAATACGCCACTATTTTCAATTCCGTCCTGCACATCAGCGTTAATTTGTTGTTTGGCGTTAATATCCCCCTTGTTAATGAGTTTGCCATTAATATCAATTTGTACATTATCTGCACTCGCCCCAATATGCCCTGCATTACGCACGCCTAGCCCTTGTTCTGTGCCGACAAGATGAATTTTTCCTGCATACATACCGCCAAGTTCACTCACATCTAAGGCAAAGTGCGGTGTATTTTCACTGAGATTTTGGCTATCTATGCGGATAATTTGTAATTCACCGTCAGCATTGGCAAGTTCTGCTTGTTTGATGGTGTTTTTTCCTGTTACCACATTGAGCTTTTTGCCTGCCCAAATGCCCGCATTGATTTCTGCTTCTCGAGCAAGGATATCTGTATAATCTACACGGCTGTTATCTAAGCCCCGACCGCTGACTTTCATTTTGCCTTTTTCGACCTGAAAACCTGTTACACGTCCCTCTTCAATTATCGGTTTGCCGGTGGTCATTGTGGAACGGGTGGCGTTAATCGTACCACAACCATCGCAGTGTAGCCCATTTGGGTTGGCGATAATTACTTCTGCTTTTTTCCCTGCCACTTCAAGATAACCCTTCAGTTCGCTTGGATTTGTGGAGGTGATTTCATTGAGAATCACTTTGGCTTCACCACGAGCAAGGTAGGGGTTGCCTTGTATTAATCCAGCTTGTTGAGTTTGTGTGGCCTTGTGGCTGTTATTAAGAATCGCCCCTTTTTTATCTACGTTAAAATCTTGGTATTTATTATGGGAAAGCCCTTTGCTATTTGGAGTTTGAATATTGACTTGTGGCAATCCATTCGCAGTTTGCAACACAATGGGTTGTTGATTTTTAGGGGCATTAGGATCGGCTTTGATGATAAGTGTATCAGCCAAGGCATAAGAGGAAATAGCAACAAAACCAAAAGCACAGAATAAATGGAATGTCAGTGGTTTTAATGTGGCAAAAATCGGCAAAAAACGTACCGCACTTTGTTTTTGAGGCATTTCACTTTTTGCTTTACCTTCGGTTTTCGCTAGTTCTGAAACCACGATAAGACGTTGCAGCGTTTTGCTAAAAATGACTCGGAAGTGATGTTTATTCATAAGAAAATCCTCGTTTAAGCCTAATACACTAAATTAAAAGGTTAAGCCAATATTAAAGCCTGTTACGCTATGCGATGTTTTAAAGCCACTTGGTTTGCTTAATGGACGTCCAATAAAAACATCATAATAAAAGTGCGTCCAACCTCCGCGTAGTCCGAGGGCCGTCCCCATTAAATGATGACCAAGACGCATTTCTTCATCACGCTCCATCACTCGGCCGCCATCAAGCGCTAGATATAGCCAATGCCCTTTATTTGCCACATTCCAACTTAGTTCATTACGCCATAGCCAACCGCGTTCTCCTGATAAGGTAAGCTCACCATCAAATCCATGTACCGTATAGCGTCCCCCAATACTGAATCTATCTTGTTGAATAAGCGGGGTTTTATTCCATTGAGCAGACCAGTTTGTATTAAATGCTAGGAGTTGCTTTTCGATATAGAAAGGATAATCAATGTCCACTGAGGCGGTAATAATTTTAGGGCGAGAAGTACCGTTTCCCCAATATTCTTCTGGGGCTGCCATTGCGTGGCGTACACCTGTTCCCCATTTAAATCCTGCAGACAGTTTCAGTGTTGCCGCTTTAATATATTCAATATGGCTAAGATTGATTTGCCAACCAGCCATTCGACGACGTTGAACCCCAATTTCAGCCCCATCAATGTAGTTTTTCGAGTGGCGAGACCAAAAGCCACCAGAAAGAGTGGTTTTACGCACGGCATCACGATAAAGCCGATAGGCAAGATTCAAATTAGTTGTTTCGCTACGCCCCGCATAGAGGTAAGTATTATCAAACGCCCCAAAAACATCTTGATGGTAATCCGTTTTATAAAGTGAGGCAGAGAGCATCCAATAACCAAAAGGAACAGAATAATAGAAGCCATAGTTTCTTGTTGCTCGGCGACCGGGATCATCACTATGATGTTTTAAGCTATGTGTGAAGGTGGTATAAAATAAATCATTAGCAGAAAAAAGATTATCCCACGAAAAGGTAGCAGAGCCTTGCCATTTCCCCGTGGATTTTGAACCAGAATCATCTAAATTGAGGCTCAATCGGAATGGAAACTGCTGTTGATAGGTGATTTTAATATCGCTTTCACCAATTTGAGCGTTATTATCGGTGGGAAGAATTTCGATATTTGCATCAGCCGTTGGCACACGCTTGAGATTTTCTAATGATTGCTCAATATCGCGGAGATTAATTAAATCTCCCTGCTTAAATGCCAATGCGGTCTTCGCTGTCAGTTTACTAAACCAAGGAATTCTGCTTGCATCCGCAATAATGGTATGGCGAACTTGCCCAGGAATAACGGTTAAAGAAAATATGCCTTGCGTTAAATCTTGTTCGCTTGCCACCACTCTGGTTGTGATATAGCCTCGCTCAATCAGATTATTTTGCACTTGCTTCATCAAAATCCCTAATCCTTGAGCCCCGAAGCAATGCGGTAATTTGAGATTTAATTGGGCAATGGTTTGATTTAATGCCCATTGAAATTGGCTCGGTTTTACGATGTTATCGGAAAAGTAATCGACTAGAGAAAGATGTTGAATAGGATAACAAGGGGATTCATTAAATGGAAGTGCGGTAGGTTTTTCTGAAGAAATTGACATTCTCACATCAGGATTAGGGCGAAGGCGTTTGCTTTGTTGTTGGATTTGCTCCTTTTGGCGTTGTTGCTGTTGGGCATCAATATGATTTAATTCTGGAGAAAGTCGTTCTACCGCAGATAATAATGATGAGAAACTACAAAACCAAATCAATATCGCTGTTTTTTTCATAGCTAGCCCTGCAAAAGTGAAGAAACCGTAAAAATCAAGAATAAATTATATTTTAATTTTAAATAGTTTAAAAGTGAATAAAAAGTGAAGTGGGTAGCGTTGCTCAAGTCAGAGACTATATAGTTGGTTATTCGAGAATGGCTATTTTCCACAGTAATCTTTTTTTTTCAATATATTGTAGCAAGCGTCCAAGGACGACATTTAATGGATAACAATACTATTTTTTCATCTTGGAGCTTGGGAGAGTTTCATATTGCGGAATATCTCTGTTTCAGTTACATATCTATTTTGCATTTTATTACTAGGCTATTTCATTTTAATGCTTAATTCATTGATACGACGATTTAAATCGAAATTATAGATATGGTAAATTCAGCTTTATTATAAAAAGTTAGAATCCAGCTTTTACAAACTTTATAAGTTGTGTAGGATAGGAGCGTCTATTAAACAATAGATCGGGTGGTAGTATTGGCCGAATATTCCACGTAAAGAAAAAGAACTATTTTAGGTTAATGGGCTATACAAGAGATTTTAAACCCCTCGCAAGCTCGCCCTCAGGTGTCATAAAATTATAGATAAATCAATAACAATCCGCACGTGAAACGTGCGGTTTTGAGGTTACCCTATAAGGGCCTTTACTTCACACATCCCTCAAGGGATGTGTGAAAAGACCGACAACCGTGTTTAGAGATTACTTTGGTTACCCCTTAAAGGGGTCCACATATTCTTTCGTACTTAAATTATCTTGTAGCATATCTTCTTTTTCTTGGTTACGTATATATTTTCCTCTACCACCTTGGCATTTAAACCCACCGTACTTACATAATAGCCTTTTGCCCAAAAGTGTCTATTACCATATTTATATTTTAGCTTTGCATGCTTTTCAAAAATCATCAATGATGATTTTCCTTTCAAATATCCCATAAAACTTGAAACTACTAATTTCGGTGGTATTTTTACAAGCATATGGATATGATCTTTCATTGCATGAGCTTCTACAATTTCTACGCCTTTATAGTCTAAAATACTCCCTATATCTGCTCTTAGCTTACCGAAAATAGCTTTCCGTCTGTATTTAGGTATAAATACTAGGTGATACTTACAGTTCCACCTTGTATGTGATAAACTTAAATCGTCATTCGCTTTATTTGTCATGACATATCCTCCTATATGTTGAATTTTGGTTATCAGCTTCGTTCATTATATAGTGAGGATTTTTCTTTTCATCGCTTAAGCTCTTTAACACCATACGCATAGCGTATGGTTTTTATAGCCAGCCTTTGGCTGGCTATAATAAGATAGCCGCCGGTGGCGGCTTTTTTTATGTCTATTATTTGCCTTTCAATTGCATCATTTTATGTTAGTTTTATCCTAAACTTAGGTATTTTCTAAAACAATGTGAAATGTATCACATAATTTAGTTTTACTGATTGGAAGATAAGGATTTTTTTATATACTACTGTCTAATGATTAACCTTTTACAGCAGTAGAGCTTATGGTTTTTTTCGCACATTCAACAGAAGATCCGACAGAGAAAGATTGGCAGTTGTTAAGTGATCATTTGATCAATGTTGCGAAAATGGCAGCTGATTTTGCGCAATATTTTGGCGCTCAAGAGATTGCATATCATATGGGATTGCTACACGATTTTGGTAAGTATAGTGAGCCATATCAAGCGCGTTTGCGTGGTGGGCCGCGGGTTGATCATTCAACTGCAGGGGCAAAATTAGCCATAGAAAAATACCCTCAACTCGGTTGGCTGATGGCATTTTGTATTGCAGGGCATCACGCTGGGTTAGCGAATGGTTCGCGAGAAGGGGAGCTAACAACCTTAGCTCAGCGCTTAGAAAATATCATTCCTGCTTTAGATAAAGCTTGGCAAGATGAAATTCCGTTAGCCGATAAACTTTCTTTTCCTGCTATCACACCATCAAAAACAGAGCAATTTTTCTCTTTGTCTTTTTTTACCCGAATGCTTTATTCTTGTTTGGTCGATGCGGATTTTTTAGAAACAGAAGCTTTTTATGCCAAAGGGCAAAATGTTTCCGTTGAGCGGGGTAATTATCCGGATCTTATTACCTTACAGCATCATTTCAATCAATTTATTCAGTCAAAATTTAGACAATCTTCAGCTAATCAGAAAGCTTCTTCGCTGAATCAACTGCGTAGTCAGATTTTTGATTATGCGGTACAGCAAGCCGTACTACCACCTGGACTTTTTACTTTAACCGTGCCAACTGGTGGTGGAAAGACTTTTACCTCAATGGCATTTGCTCTTGAGCACGCTAAGATTCACCAACTTCGCCGTATTATTTATGTGATTCCTTTTACGAGTATTATTGAGCAAAATGCTGCACAATTTCGCCAAGCATTTGGCGAGCTTGGTGAGAAAGCGGTGTTAGAGCATCATAGTACCTTTGATGATGGAAAATTGGCGGATAAAAATAGCAAAGATAAATTGCGCTTAGCTTCTGAAAATTGGGATATGCCTGTTGTGGTAACCACAGCGGTGCAATTTTTTGAATCTTTATTTGCAAATCGTTCATCTCGTTGCCGTAAGTTACATAATATTACGGGAAGTGTGATTATTTTAGATGAAGCACAAATGTTACCGCTCAATTTATTACGTCCGATTATGGCAGCCATTGATGAACTTGCGCGTAATTATCGCTGTTCGGTGGTAATGTGTACCGCGACTCAACCTGCGATTCATCAGCAACACGGTTTCTATAAAGGATTTGAGTATTTACGCGAAATTGCGCCAAATCCTGAACAATTATTTGAACGATTGGCACGTACCACTGTACAGCATATTGGTGAGCAAAAAGATGAGTCTGTACTCAATTATTTAACTGAAAATCCACAAATTCTGATTATTGTCAATAATCGCAAGCACACGCAGCATTTGTATCATTTAGCGAAATCCTTGGAGGGATGTTTTCATCTTTCCACCTTGATGTGTGCTAAACACCGTACGCAAATACTTGATGAGATTCGTCATTGCTTGAAAGAAGGCAAATCTTGTCGGGTGATTTCAACATCCTTAATAGAGGCGGGTGTGGATGTCGATTTCCCGCTGGTAATGCGTGCGGAAGCAGGCTTAGATTCTGTTGCTCAAGCCGCAGGACGTTGTAATCGTGAGGGAAAACGGGCGCAGAGCGAAAGTTTAGTCTTTATTTTTAAGCCAGAAGAGCAGTGGAAGCCACCAGCGGAGTTAAACGTACTTTCGGCCTGTATGCGTTCAGTTGTACGCTCGCATCAATCCGATTTACTGGCACCAGATGCTATTTTAAATTATTTCAAGCAGGTTTATGCTTCAAAGGGGAGTGAACTAGATAAAGCAGGCATTTTAGCAGATTGCCATAATGCAAGGCTAAATTTCCCTTTTGAAACCATGGCGAAAAAATTTCAAATGATTCAAAGCCATCTTGTGCCTTTGATTATTCCTTTTAATGAAGAGGCCGAAAAACTTATCGATAGCCTGCAAAATGCCGAACAAATTGGGGGAATTTTACGCAAGTTGCAACCCTATACGATCCAAATTTCTGAGAAAATTTTGACCGCACTTTATCAGCGAGGCGTGGTTGATTTAATCAATAGAGAACGTTTTGGTGAACAGTTTTATTATCTGATTAATCAGGATTTATATAGCGAAGATTCTGGATTAAATTGGGATACGCCAGAATTTATTGCTGCGGAAAATTGTGCTTGGTAAGTTGTCATAGCATAACCATAGAATAAATGGAGTAGTGAATGAAGAATAAAGTGAGATTACATATTTGGGGCGACTATGCCTGTTTCACCCGCCCAGAAATGAAGGTGGAACGGGTCTCTTATGACGTGATAACCCCTTCAGCTGCGCGGGGGATATTATCAGCGATCCATTGGAAGCCCGCAATAAATTGGGTAATAGATAAGATCTATGTGCTGAAGCCTATCCAGTTTGAATCTATTCGCAGAAATGAATTAGGGAGTAAGCTGCCAGCCACTAAAGTAAGTGGGGCAATGAAACGTAAAAGTGTTGAAGGACTTTATACTATTATTGAAGAAGATCGTCAACAACGTGCTGCTACCGTATTAAAAAATGTCGCTTATGTTATTGAAGCCCATATTGTAATGACGGATAAAGCGGGTGAAAGTGATAATTTAACCAAGCATTTAGAAATGTTTAAACGTCGTGCGATGAAAGGGCAATGCTTCCAACAACCTTGTATGGGAGTGAGGGAGTTTCCAGCTGAATTTGCCTTTATTGATGAAGGTGAATCGTTACCTGAATGTTTATTAGATGAAAACGATCGTCAGCGTGATTTAGGCTGGATGTTGCACGATATTGATTTTCAGAATGAAAATACACCGCACTTTTTTAGAGCCAAAATGCAAGATGGCATTATTACGGTGCCACCTTTTATGGCTGAGGAGGTGGTATCGTGATTTTATTATCGCTTGTTCGTTATTATCATCGTTTATCTTCACAAAAGGATCGTGATACAGGTGAACCTAAAGTCCCTTCTTATGGATTCAGTGAAGAAAAAATTGGATATATCTTAGTATTAAATTCAAAGGGAGAGCTGGTTGATGTTATTCCTAATTTTACTGATGACAAAAAGTCAAGGGTGAAGTTAATCAATGTTCCCCAAGCAGTGAAACGAACTTCTGGGATAAAACCGAACTTTTTATGGGATAAAACAGCTTATGTACTTGGGGTGGAAGCAAATCAGGATAAAGATACTGCGAAAGTGCAGCCTGCGTTACTTTCGCGCCATACTTTCGATGCGTTCAAACAATTTCATTTAGAGACATTGGCTGATACTCAAGATAAAGGCTTGCAAGCCTTGGTGAAATTCTTAACAACTTGGGATCCTGAAAAATTTGCAGACTCTCTTTGTCCTATTGAAATACTAGATGCTAACGTTGTATTTAAGTTGGATGGTGAAAATGAATATATTCATCAAACTGTTGAAGCACAAAATTTATGGACAGGTTTATTATCCCAGAATGAAAAGGCAGAAGGAATTTGCTTAATTACGGGTGAAAAAGCACCTATTGCACGTTTGCATCCTTCAATTAAAGGCGTTCAAGGTGGACAAGCTGCGGGCGGTTCAATTATTTCCTTCAATAAAGATGCCTTTACTTCTTTTAATAAGGATCAAGGTGATAATGCACCTGTTTCAGAACAAGCAGCGTTTGCTTATACCACAGCGTTAAATTATTTATTACGCAATAAAAATCATCATTTAATGATCGGCGATACAAGTACCGTTTTTTGGGCAGAAGCAGAAGATGTTGAACAAGCGGAGCTGGCGGAACAATTTTTTGCAGGTTTTTTGACACCGCCTGATGATGAGCAAGAGAATAGCCCTATTTTTGATATGCTAGAAAAAATGAGTAAAGGCAGACCTTTGCAAGAGATTAATCCAGGAATAGCGCCGAGTACCCGTTTTTTCATTTTAGGTTTAGCGCCCAATGCCTCAAGAATTTCTATTCGTTTTTGGTTGGAAACCAGTTTTGGTGAGCTAGCCAATAACTTAGCGATGCATTGGCAGGATCTTGCGCTTAATCCTCGCCCTTGGAAAACGCCACCTTCTATTTGGCGTTTATTATTGCAAACAACGCCATTGGATCGCGTTGGCAAAGGCAAATCTGAGAATATTTCCCCAGTACTCGCAGGGGAGCTGGCTCGAGCTATTTTTACTGATAGTCTCTATCCGATGAATTTATTATCTCAATTACTGATGCGATTTAGAGCGGATGGACAAATAACAGGATTAAGAATTGCAATGGTTAAAGCCGTACTTCAGCGGCGATTTAGAAAAGGTTTGATAAAACAAGGAGTTCCTATGGAATTAGATGAAAATACGGATCATACAGCTTATCTTCTTGGGCGATTGTTTGCGTTGTTAGAACGCGTTCAATACCAAGCGTTGGGTGATCTCAATGCAAATATTGTCGATCGTTATTATGCCTCGGCATCTACTGTGCCGTATTCAGTTTTCCCACGTCTTCTGAAAGGGGCTCAGCATCATTTTTCTCGCTTAAAGAAAGACAAAGTGGGGATGGCGATTAATTTAAGTAAGGAGCTTGCCGCAATTTTAGCAAAATTACCAACCGTTTTCCCGCGTCATTTGAATATTGAGGAACAAGGACGCTTTGCATTAGGCTATTATCAAGAAAAAGAACGTTATTTCAGCAAAAAAGTCAATGCTGATGAAACCGAATCAATCAAGGAGTAAAAAATGACTATCCAGAATCGTTATGAATTTGTATATTTTTTTGATGTTACTAACGGGAATCCAAATGGTGATCCTGATGCAGGAAATTTACCGCGTATGGATCCTGAAACCAGCAAAGGCTTGGTTACAGATGTTTGTTTAAAACGTAAGATCCGTAATTTTATTGAATTATGCTATGAAAATGAGCCAGGCTACGAGATTTATGTGAAAGAAAAAAGCGTGTTGAATTTACAAAATAAACGTGCCTATGAAGCTTTATCCATCAAGCCTGAAGCGAAAAAACTACCGAAAGATGAAGCCAAAGCACGCGAAATTACCGCATGGATGTGCAAAAATTTCTTTGATGTTCGTAGTTTTGGTGCAGTAATGACGACAGAAGTTAATAGCGGTCAAGTTCGTGGCCCAGTGCAATTTGCCTTTGCACAATCAATCGATCCGATTGTTCCAGTGGAACTTTCTATTACGCGTATGGCTGTAACCAATGAGAAAGATCTTGAAAAAGAACGTACTATGGGGCGTAAAGCCATTGTTCCTTACGGACTTTATCGTGTTCACGGCTTTATTTCAGCAAAATTAGCAGAGAAAACGGGCTTTAGTGATGACGATTTACAGAAGTTATGGCAGGCTTTACAGCTAATGTTTGAACACGATCATTCTGCCGCGCGTGGTGAAATGGTGGCGCGCAAACTGGTGGTATTTAAACATCAAGACGCCTTAGGCAATCAACCAGCGCATAAATTATTTGAGCGAGTCACCGTAGAACGTGTGAATGGTGATATGGCAATGCCTGCACAGTCATTTGATGATTACCGTATCTCAGTGAATACTGATGGGTTAACAGGCGTAACGGTTGAAGAATTAATTTAACCAATGTATATCGTTTCCCTTTCGGCATTACAGCATTATGCATTCTGCCCACGCCAATGTGCGTTAATCCATAACGAGCAAGCGTGGGAAGAAAACTTGCTTACGGCACAAGGAAGAACCTTGCACGAGCGTGTCGATTCAGGCGAGCCTGAAAGCCGTAAGGGAATTCGTTTTGAGCGAACCGTACATGTTTGTGCGCAACAGCTTGGATTAACGGGAATTTTGGATCTCGTAGAGCAAGATCTTAGCTCAGGTCAATTAAAGCCTATAGAGTATAAACGTGGCAAACCTAAACTTGAACCTATTGATGAAATTCAACTTTGCGCTCAAGCATTATGTTTAGAAGAAATGACAGGGCAGTCTATTACGGAAGGGGCGATATGGTATTTACAAACGCGACATCGTTTACCTGTTCTGTTTTCAGCTGAATTAAGAAACAGAACATTAGATACCATTGCGAATGTACAAGCATTGTTAGAAAGCGGCATAACGCCTGCACCACAATATGGGAAACACTGTAAGGCTTGTTCCTTAATTGAGCTTTGCCAGCCTGCATTATTGGAAAAAGATAAATCGCAATCTTATATCAAAAGGTTGTTTGATGAGAAAGAATAAAAGCAAAGTGCGGTATAAAAATGATGAGTTTTTTAATCTTAATTAGGTGAATTTTTACGATGAAAAAACTACAAAATACCATTTATATCACGACACAAGGCAGTTATTTGCATAAAGAAAGAGAAACGCTTGTGATTGAACAAGAGCGTAAAAAAGTGGCACAGCTTCCTATTCATTCTATTGGACATATATTCTGTTTTGGTAATGTGTTGGTATCTCCATTTTTAATGGGATTTTGTGGCGAAAATAATGTAAATCTTGCCTTTTTCACTGAAAATGGACGCTATTTAGGGCGCTTACAAGGCCGACAAAGTGGCAATGTATTATTACGCCGAGCGCAATATCGATATTCCGCGGAAAAACCTACCACCATTGCACGTCATATTATCGCAGCTAAAATTCAATCATCTAAGCGCGTGTTGCAACGCCAGTTACGAAACTATGGTGAAAATCAAGAAATTCAACAGGCTATTTATGGTTTAAATGCACGTTTAAGGGAGCTTAAGCAAGCTGACGGGTTGGAGACTATTCGTGGCATTGAGGGCGAAGCTGCATCTCGTTACTTTAGTGTTTTTCATCATTTATTGCGGGATAAGAGCGGTTTTGCTTTTCACGGACGTTCACGCCGTCCACCGCGTGATGAAGTGAATGCGTTGTTATCATTTTTATATAGTATTTTAGGTAAGGAAATTAGCGGTGCTTTGCAAGGTGTGGGGCTAGATCCGCAAATTGGCTTTTTACATGCTGATCGTCCAGGCAGAGATAGTTTAGCACAAGATATATTGGAAGAATTTCGTGCTTGGTGGGTGGATAGAACCGTATTAAGCCTAATTAACCGTGGGCAAATTAAACCAAGTGATTTTGTAAAAGAAAGTAGTGGTGCAGTTAATTTGAAACCTGAAATGCGAAAAAGCCTATTCCAAGCTTGGCAAGCGAAGAAGCAAGAAAAAATACTCCACCCATTTTTGCAGGAAAATGTTGCAATAGGATTATTACCCCATATACAAGCAATGCTACTAGCACGGCATTTACGCGGTGATTTAGCGCAATATCCCCCATTTTTAATGCGTTAGGATAACAATATGTTAATGCTGATTACTTATGATATTTCTCTTGATGATCCACAAGGTCAAGCGCGTTTGCGTCGTATTGCGAAACATTGTCTTGATTATGGTGTTCGCGTTCAATATTCTGTGTTTGAATGTGATATAGCTCCAGATCAATGGGTAGTATTAAAATCCAAACTATTGGATACTTATAACCCTGAAACTGATAGTTTGCGCTTTTACCATTTAGGAAGTAAATGGCGCAGAAAAGTAGAGCATCATGGTGCAAAACCATCAATTGATATTTTCCAAGATACCATAATCTTATAATCGCTAACTTC includes the following:
- the cas1c gene encoding type I-C CRISPR-associated endonuclease Cas1c produces the protein MKKLQNTIYITTQGSYLHKERETLVIEQERKKVAQLPIHSIGHIFCFGNVLVSPFLMGFCGENNVNLAFFTENGRYLGRLQGRQSGNVLLRRAQYRYSAEKPTTIARHIIAAKIQSSKRVLQRQLRNYGENQEIQQAIYGLNARLRELKQADGLETIRGIEGEAASRYFSVFHHLLRDKSGFAFHGRSRRPPRDEVNALLSFLYSILGKEISGALQGVGLDPQIGFLHADRPGRDSLAQDILEEFRAWWVDRTVLSLINRGQIKPSDFVKESSGAVNLKPEMRKSLFQAWQAKKQEKILHPFLQENVAIGLLPHIQAMLLARHLRGDLAQYPPFLMR
- the cas2 gene encoding CRISPR-associated endonuclease Cas2 — encoded protein: MLMLITYDISLDDPQGQARLRRIAKHCLDYGVRVQYSVFECDIAPDQWVVLKSKLLDTYNPETDSLRFYHLGSKWRRKVEHHGAKPSIDIFQDTIIL